One Rosa chinensis cultivar Old Blush chromosome 5, RchiOBHm-V2, whole genome shotgun sequence genomic region harbors:
- the LOC112164082 gene encoding 26S proteasome regulatory subunit 4 homolog A, translated as MGQGLGTQGGSNQQSDQNPNGDKKEKKYEPAAPPARVGKKQRKQKGPEVATRLPTVRPLTKCRHRLLKLERIKDYLLMEEEFVSNQERLKPKENAEEEDKSKVVEGLRGSPLDVGTLEELIDDNHAIVSSPSGTHYVGIMSFVDKDQLEPGCDVLLHNKQHSVVGLLQDEVDPMVAIMKVEKAPVESYADIGGLESQIQEIKEAVELPLTHPELYEDIGIKPPKGVILYGEPGTGKTLLAKAVANSTSATFLRVVGSELIQKYSGDGQRLVREIFRVADELSPSIVFIDEVDAVGTKRYDAHSGGEREIQRTMLELLNQLDGFDSRGDVKVILATNKIESLDPALIRPGRIDRKIEFPLPDIQTRRRIFHIHTSKMTLADDVNLEELVMTKDEYSGADIKAICTEAGMLALRERRMKVTHGDFKKAKEKVMYKKKEGIPEGLYL; from the coding sequence ATGGGTCAAGGTTTAGGAACTCAGGGTGGCTCAAATCAACAGAGCGATCAAAACCCTAATGGCgacaagaaggagaagaagtacGAACCGGCAGCTCCGCCGGCTCGAGTGGGCAAAAAACAGCGCAAGCAAAAGGGCCCCGAAGTTGCGACTCGGCTTCCAACGGTGAGGCCTCTCACCAAATGCAGACACAGGCTATTGAAGCTagaaagaatcaaagattatcTTCTCATGGAGGAAGAGTTTGTATCAAACCAAGAGCGACTCAAACCAAAAGAGAATGCAGAAGAGGAAGACAAATCCAAGGTCGTTGAAGGTCTCCGAGGGTCGCCTCTGGACGTTGGCACTCTCGAAGAGCTCATCGACgacaatcacgcaattgtgtcGTCCCCATCCGGGACACACTACGTTGGGATCATGTCGTTTGTTGACAAGGACCAGCTGGAGCCAGGCTGTGACGTTTTGCTTCACAACAAGCAGCATTCCGTTGTGGGGCTTCTTCAAGATGAAGTTGATCCAATGGTGGCGATAATGAAGGTTGAAAAGGCTCCGGTGGAGTCGTACGCCGACATTGGTGGGTTGGAGTCCCAAATACAGGAGATCAAAGAGGCCGTTGAGCTCCCGCTCACACATCCCGAACTATATGAAGACATTGGAATCAAGCCTCCGAAGGGTGTCATATTATACGGAGAGCCCGGAACAGGCAAGACATTGCTTGCGAAAGCGGTGGCGAATTCGACGTCAGCGACTTTCTTGAGGGTTGTTGGGAGTGAGTTGATTCAGAAGTACTCGGGAGACGGTCAGAGGCTAGTGAGGGAGATCTTCAGGGTTGCTGATGAGCTCTCGCCCTCGATTGTGTTCATCGATGAAGTTGATGCAGTTGGAACAAAAAGGTACGATGCGCATTCTGGCGGGGAGCGTGAGATTCAGAGAACCATGCTGGAGCTGCTCAACCAGTTAGATGGTTTTGATTCCAGAGGAGATGTGAAGGTGATTCTCGCCACTAATAAGATTGAGAGTCTCGACCCGGCCTTGATTCGACCCGGGAGGATTGACAGGAAGATTGAGTTCCCGCTACCTGATATCCAAACTAGAAGGCGGATCTTTCATATTCACACGTCGAAGATGACGTTGGCCGACGATGTCAACTTGGAGGAGCTGGTGATGACGAAAGATGAGTACTCCGGGGCGGACATAAAGGCCATATGCACTGAAGCCGGGATGCTTGCTCTGAGGGAGAGACGCATGAAGGTCACTCATGGGGACTTCAAGAAGGCAAAAGAGAAAGTGATGTACAAGAAGAAAGAAGGGATTCCCGAGGGCCTTTATTTGTGA
- the LOC112165678 gene encoding omega-3 fatty acid desaturase, endoplasmic reticulum: protein MEGVEAKPMNGVNGIHNLNKEDDADFDPSAPPPFKIAEIRAAIPKHCWVKNPWRSLSYVCRDIIVIFAMAAAAIYFNNWYVWPLYWAAQGTMFWALFVLGHDCGHGSFSDSRVLNNVVGHVLHSAILVPYNGWRISHRTHHQNHGHVENDESWVPLTEKVYTSLDESTRKFRFRVPYPIFAYPFYLWTRSPGKQGSHFNPYSDLFAPNERNDVITSTVCWTVMLVFIVCMSFIVGPIQVLKIYGVPYWIFVMWLDMVTYLHHHGYDEHKLPWYRGKEWSYLRGGLTTVDRDYGLINNIHHDIGTHVIHHLFPQIPHYHLVEATKSAKHVLGKYYREPKKSGPFPFHLINNLVASMSNDHYVSDTGDIVYYQTDPKLYKSLKNKLI, encoded by the exons ATGGAGGGTGTTGAAGCCAAACCCATGAATGGTGTCAATGGGATCCACAACCTCAACAAAGAAGACGATGCGGATTTCGACCCaagtgctcctcctcccttcaaGATAGCTGAGATCCGAGCCGCCATTCCCAAACACTGTTGGGTCAAGAACCCATGGAGGTCCTTGAGCTATGTGTGCAGGGACATCATTGTCATATTTGCAATGGCTGCTGCAGCCATTTACTTCAACAATTGGTATGTCTGGCCGCTATACTGGGCTGCTCAGGGAACCATGTTCTGGGCTCTATTTGTTCTTGGACATGATTG TGGCCATGGAAGCTTTTCGGACAGTCGCGTGCTCAATAATGTTGTGGGGCATGTTCTGCATTCTGCAATTCTTGTACCTTATAATGGATG GAGAATCAGCCATAGAACTCACCATCAGAACCATGGCCATGTTGAGAATGATGAGTCCTGGGTTCCT CTGACTGAGAAGGTCTATACAAGTTTGGATGAGAGTACAAGAAAGTTTAGATTCAGAGTGCCTTACCCCATTTTTGCATACCCATTCTATCTG TGGACTAGAAGTCCAGGAAAGCAAGGTTCACATTTCAACCCTTACAGCGACTTGTTTGCCCCAAATGAGAGGAACGATGTGATAACCTCAACTGTTTGTTGGACTGTGATGCTCGTTTTCATTGTCTGTATGTCCTTTATAGTAGGACCTATCCAAGTCTTGAAGATCTATGGTGTCCCTTACTGG ATTTTCGTAATGTGGTTGGACATGGTAACGTATTTGCATCACCATGGTTATGATGAGCATAAACTTCCTTGGTACCGCGGCAAG GAATGGAGTTATCTAAGAGGAGGTCTCACAACCGTCGATCGTGACTATGGATTGATTAACAACATACACCATGACATTGGCACCCATGTTATCCATCATCTCTTCCCTCAGATTCCACATTATCATCTAGTTGAAGCA ACCAAGTCGGCCAAACATGTTCTGGGGAAGTATTACCGAGAGCCAAAAAAATCCGGGCCATTTCCGTTTCACTTAATCAACAATCTTGTGGCAAGCATGAGCAATGACCACTATGTCAGTGACACTGGAGACATAGTATACTACCAGACTGACCCCAAGCTTTACAAAAGCCTCAAGAACAAGTTGATTTGA